CTAACTGTAGGAAGAAATACAGATAATTTCTCTAAAAATTATTACACATAGATATTCTATAGATCCCCGACTTCTCAAAGAAGTCGGGGATCTGGGGATCTGGATAAAGTAGTGACTTACATAACAATATTTTATATTGGCATAGATTACTATTAAACATTTAGTAATTAGTCATTGTTCATACTAATTATTAATGCAGCTTTACAAAATTACCAGGTTAAGCCTTTTCCCTTGAGAAGTTAGTTTTATCAGGCCTAGATGAAATTGGGATCACTCAATAAAAAAATAACTAACAAAACTAAAAAATTATGAAATTTTCCCTAGCCGCAAATGCTGTACAAGCGCGTCAGACAAAAGAGAGATTTGCTAAACCAGAAGAACAATTATCCTATGAATTAGGCAAAGCAGTACAGGAATTACCACCGCTTTATACAAGATTGTTAGCGGGAACAATTAGTATTGTGATATTTGGAACAATTTCCTGGGCGCAGTTTTCAGAAATTGATGAAGTCGCTACAGCCACAGGAGAATTAATTGCTTCTTCCCAAGTCAGACCAGTGACAGCTTTGGGTAATGGTTCTATTTTAGCAGTGAAAGTAAAAGAAGGCGATCGCGTCACCAAAGATCAAATTATCATTCAACGTGATCCCAATTTCCAACAAACTGATGTTAACCGTTTAGCTAAATCTAGTAAATTAATTGAAGATGACTTACAACGATTACAAGCTGAACGTTCTGGGGGAAAAACTGCGGGAACAGTTTTGCAAGATGAGCTTTTAAACTCTCGGTTATTAGACTATAAAGCCAAACAAGCAGCAGCAGCAGCAGAAGTTAAACGTCAACAGTCAATTCTTACTCAAGCCAAAGTCCGTTTGAGTCGCTTACAAGAAAATTTAGCCAATGCTAAAATTGGTTTTACTAATGTCGAAAAAAACTTAGAGAATGCAAAAAGTCTGCGTTCTATGTTAGATAATAATTTATCTATTGCCAAACAAAGAGAAGAAAATCTTCGTACCTTGCTTGAACCAGGAGCTTTAACTAGAGTTGATTATCTAGATGCTAAAGAAAGATTAAATCGAGTGAATACAGATATTATCAGAAGTTCAGATGAAGTCACCAAAAACCAAAATAATTTAACAGAAGCAAAAGATAAAGTAGCTTCTTTAGCAAAAGATGTTGCTGCTCAATTTCAAGAAATCAATCAAGCAGAACAAGCCTATCAAACCGTTCGGAATCAAAATATCCGTTTAACCTCAGAACGTCAAAGTGAAATTCTCACGCAAATCAACAAACGTAAAGAAGAATTAACTACAGTTGCTGGTCAATTAGAACAAGCTAGAAAACAGAAAGATGGGGAAACTATCAAAGCCCCTGTAGCTGGAACAATTTACAAAATTAAAGCTACCAAAGGGCCAGTGCAATCGGGAGAAGAACTACTATCAATTTTACCAGAAGGGGAAGAAATGCTACTAGAAGTAAAAGTTCTTAACCGTGATATTGGCTTTATTAATCAGGGAATGAAAGCAAAAGTTAAAATCGCCACCTTTCCGTTTCAAGAATTTGGTGTAGTTGAAGGTGAAGTATTACAAATCAGTCCCAATGCCACAATTGATAAAGAATTAGGCTTGGTTTTTCCCACCAGAATTAAGTTAAGTAAACATTCTTTGAATGTGCGCGGACAAGATGTAGAATTCAATCCAGGTATGGCTGCTAATGCCGAAATTGTCACTCGCAAAAAATCGGTTCTGACATTCATTATTGAACCTATTACTCGACGTTTCAGCGAGGCATTTTCTGTGAGATAATTGTTAGTGGTCAGTTGTCAGTGGTCAGTAGATGTTTAAAACCCTTGCAGTTTAACTAAAAATAACCGCGCAAATTCGAGGACTAATTGCCCAACCCTTCTCTTCTTCTTCCTTCTTCCTTCGTGTCCTATTCCTTCGGAACGCTCCGCGAACGCTCCTATATCCCTCCGGGACGCTCCGCGAACGTGGTTTATTAACTGTACGGGCGTATTGCAATACGCCCCTACTGACTCCTAACCCTAACGAAAAGACTTTTTCCGCAAACCCTATTTAGCTGATTATTCCATCGTTTCATTGACAGGGAATCTATCAATTAATTGCATAGCCCGTTGGGCATTGCGCCGCAACATATCTGGTAAATTAGGAACATGAGGAATCTGGGATAATAAATCCAGAGTTCGCCGTAAAATCCGCACCACGTCCCCTTCGTCTAAAGTGGTTTTTTCACATAATACTTTCCACTCTACTCCTAACGCCCACTGTTCCACCAAGGAAATCAAACTGATAAAACGAGTTTCTAAACCTACGGGTAAGGCTACACCATGACGATACTGCACCTTTAACACAGAACGGCGAATCGGTTGCAATGTTAACCAAGCTGCGTCCGCTTCTGGAGACAGATTAAAGTCAATTTTCGTATCTGGACGGGGTGCTTCAGTCACCAAAGCAGCTACTATTGCTGCTAAGTTATGGGGATCAATATTATCTAACTCACCACTGGACAGGACTAAACCTAACCACAATTCATTTTCACCCCGAATGGCTGCGGCTATTTCTCCTAATTTCGTGGGGACTAAATTATCCAAACATTCAAAGGACTGTAAAATCTCAATTAAGCAGAGAAACTCTTCCCAATATCTTTGAGATTGTAGTGATACTTGTGCTTGCAAGTGTTCAATTTCGGCTTCTAATTCGACACAACGCGCCCGATTTTTAAATATTTTGGCAATATTCCCCGATTTATAGATGGGATGGTTTTCTAACTGTTCTTGAACAGCAGTTAAGCGACTAAGTTGTTCTCGTACCTCCGTAGGTAGATGATTAAATTCTTCAGGATTGGGTATACTTTGAGCGATCGCTATTGTAGTTTCTTCACCACGAATAGTTTGTCCTCGTTTTAAACCTAATTCTGAAGGTGGTATCAGATCCTCTGGTACTTCTACCCGTGGCA
The window above is part of the Dolichospermum sp. DET69 genome. Proteins encoded here:
- a CDS encoding HlyD family efflux transporter periplasmic adaptor subunit, which produces MKFSLAANAVQARQTKERFAKPEEQLSYELGKAVQELPPLYTRLLAGTISIVIFGTISWAQFSEIDEVATATGELIASSQVRPVTALGNGSILAVKVKEGDRVTKDQIIIQRDPNFQQTDVNRLAKSSKLIEDDLQRLQAERSGGKTAGTVLQDELLNSRLLDYKAKQAAAAAEVKRQQSILTQAKVRLSRLQENLANAKIGFTNVEKNLENAKSLRSMLDNNLSIAKQREENLRTLLEPGALTRVDYLDAKERLNRVNTDIIRSSDEVTKNQNNLTEAKDKVASLAKDVAAQFQEINQAEQAYQTVRNQNIRLTSERQSEILTQINKRKEELTTVAGQLEQARKQKDGETIKAPVAGTIYKIKATKGPVQSGEELLSILPEGEEMLLEVKVLNRDIGFINQGMKAKVKIATFPFQEFGVVEGEVLQISPNATIDKELGLVFPTRIKLSKHSLNVRGQDVEFNPGMAANAEIVTRKKSVLTFIIEPITRRFSEAFSVR